The following nucleotide sequence is from Microbacterium imperiale.
CACGGAGTTCGGCGACGACGTCGTCGTCGTGCAGTCGGCGATCCGCGAGGTCGGCTAGAAGCCCAGGCGGCCCAGCTGCTTGGGGTCGCGCTGCCACTCCTTCGCGACCCGCACATGCAGCGACAGGAAGACCCGGCGCCCCAGCAGCGGCTCGATCTGAGCACGGGCGCGGGCTCCGACATCCGCCAGGCGCGAGCCCTTGCGGCCGATGATGATCGCCTTCTGACTGTCGCGCTCGACGACGATGTTCGCGTAGACGTCCGTGAGGTCGGAGTCCTCGCGATCGGAGAGGTCCTCGATGGTCACGGCGATCGAGTGCGGCAGCTCGTCGCGCACGCCCTCGAGCGCCGCCTCGCGGATGATCTCGGCGATGCGGTCCTCGGTCGATTCGTCGGTGACGACATCATCGGGGTACAGCGCCGGGCCCTCCGGCATGAGCGCCAGCAGCTCGTCCGCGAGCACGTCGAGCTGGTCGTCCGTGACGGCCGAGAGCGGGATGACGGCGGCCCAGTCCTCGCGCAGGCTGTCGACCTCCATGAGCCGCTCCATGATCGCGTCGCGCCCGGCGAGATCGGTCTTGGTGACGATCGCGACCTTCTTGGCGCGCGGATAGCCGTCGAGCGATGCGGCGATGCGGCGGTCGCCGGGGCCGACCTTGTCGACGGCGGGGACGAGGAAGCCGATGACGTCGACGTCGCCGAGCACCTGCTCGACCAGATCGTTGAGTCGCTGTCCGAGCAGCGTGCGGGGCTTGTGGATGCCGGGGGTGTCGACGATCACCAGCTGCCCGGCCGGCCGGTTGAGGATGCCGCGGATCGCACGCCGGGTCGTCTGGGGCTTGTCGCTGGTGATGGCGACCTTCTCGCCGACGAGCGCATTCGTCAGCGTCGATTTGCCGACGTTCGGGCGTCCCACGAAGGTCACGAACCCCGAACGGTGCGCATTCTCGGTCATCGTTCTTCTCCTCTGGATTCCACCCGGATGCCGCCGGTGCGGGGATGCGGGTCGTCGGCGTCCGCATCGGACGGCGCCCGCTCGACGAACACCGTCGCGAGGCCGCGGCCGCGACCGCGCGAGACGCCGCCGGTGATCATCAGGCCGTCGGCCACGACGGTGGCCCCGGGCATGGGCACGCGGCCCAGCTGCTTGCCCAGCAGGCCGCCGATCGAGTCGACATCGTCGTCGTCGAGCTCGAGGCCGAACAGCTCTCCGACCTCGTCGAGGCCCAGCCGAGCACTGACCCGGTAGCGGCCCGGCTCGAGCTCGACGACCTCAGCGGCGCCGCGGTCGTACTCGTCCGCGATGTCGCCGACGAGCTCCTCGATCAGGTCCTCGAGCGTGATCAGTCCCGCCACGCCGCCGTATTCATCGACGACGAGACACACGTGCACGGCATCCCGCTTCATCTGCTGCAGCAGCGTCTCGGCACGCATCGACTCGGGCACGAACACCGCCGCGCGGGCGACGCGCCCCACCGGGACGTCTCGCCATCCTGCCGCTTCTCCGTAGGAGAACTGCACCAGGTCCTTCAGGTAGACGACACCCAGGATGTCGTCGCGCTCGTCGTCCGTGACGGGCATGCGCGAGACCCCGCGCTCGAGGAACAACGCCAGCGCCTCATGGGTCGTCGCGGTCTGCGGAACCGTGACCATGTCGGTCCGAGGAACCATGACGCTGCGGACGAGCGTGTCGGTGAAGTCGAAGACGGAGTGGATCAGGTCGCGATCGTCCGCCTCGATGAGGTCCTGCGACGCGGCCTCGTCGACCATGCTCAGCAGCTGCTCCTCGGAGGCGAACGACGTGCCGCGCGAGACGCCGGGCGTGACCCGGTTGCCGACGATGACCAGCAGGTGCGCGAGCGGACCCAGCACGATCCGGGCAGCGCGCACGATGGGCGCGCACGCGATGAGGAGCCCCCGGGCGTGCTGGCGGCCGACCGAGCGGGGGCTCGCGCCCACGAGGACGAACGACACCGCCGTCATCAGGAGCGCCGCGACCAGGATCGCCCACCACAGATTCTCGAGCGCGAGCGTCAGGGCCGCCGTGACGAAGACCGCGGCGGTCGACTCGGCGAGGATGCGGATGAAGACGACGGCGTTGCCGTGGGCCGTCGTGTCGTCGGCGATGCGCCGCAGGGCGTTCTGCTGCCGGCCGAGCTCGGCCCAGTCCGACAGGTCGGAGCGTGAGGTGACGCCCAGCGCGGCATCCAGAGCCGCCATCAGGCCCCCGAGCGCGACCAGGAAGACCGCGCCGAGGGCGAGGAGGAGCTCGGTCACGCTCGGCGGCGCTCGCTCGCGTGGAAGGCCGAGATCAGCTCGCGCTGAAGCCCGAACATCTCGCGCTCCTCTTCGGGCTCGGCGTGGTCGAATCCGAGCAGGTGCAGCAGTCCGTGCGTGGTGAGCAGGATCAGTTCGTCGAGGGTGGTGTGTCGAGCTGCCTGAGCCTGCGCCTCGGCGACCTGCGGGCACAGCACGATGTCGCCGAGCAGCCCGGGGGGCGTCGGTGCATCCTCGGTGCCGGGGCGCAGCTCGTCCATCGGGAAGCTCAGGACGTCGGTGGGGCCGGGCTCGTCCATCCACTGCACGTGCAGCGACTCCATCGCCCCTTCGTCGACGAGGAGGATGGCCAGGTCGGCATCGGGGCTGACGTTCAGCTGCGCCAGGTTGTGCTCCGTCAGACGCAGCAGCACGGTCTCATCGACCGAGACCCCGGACTCGTTGGTGATCTCGATGGTCATGAAGAACGTCCTCGTTTCGGGAGTCGATCGCGGGGACCGGCGGGGCGGGCCGTCGAGCGGCGTTCGGCGCGGTTGGCGAACTCGCTCGCCTCGTCGCGCTCGCGCCGCGCCAGCAGGCGCTGCTCGTCGTACTCGCTGTAGGCGTCGACGATCCGGCCGACGAGCGTGTGGCGCACGACGTCGTCGCTCGTGAGGGTCGCGAAGTGGATGTCGTCGATGTCCTTGAGGACGCGCGTCACGGTGCGCAGGCCCGAGGTGCCCTGTGGCAGATCGACCTGCGTGATGTCGCCGGTCACGACCATCCGGGTGCCGAACCCGAGACGCGTGAGGAACATCTTCATCTGCTCGGGCGTGGTGTTCTGCGCCTCGTCGAGCACGACGAAGGAGTCGTTCAGCGTCCGACCGCGCATGTACGCCAGCGGCGCGACCTCGATCGTTCCCGTCGCCATGAGCTTGGGCACGAGCTCGGGATCGAGCATCTCGTTGAGCGCGTCGTACAGCGGCCGCAGGTACGGGTCGATCTTGTCGGTGAGGGTCCCCGGCAGGAATCCGAGCCGTTCGCCCGCCTCGACGGCCGGGCGCGTCAGGATGATGCGGTTGACCTCTTTACGCTGCAGGGCCTGCACGGCCTTCGCCATCGCGAGGTAGGTCTTACCCGTGCCCGCAGGACCGATGCCGAAGACGATCGTGTTCTCCTCGATCGCGTCGACGTACGCCTTCTGGCCGAGCGTCTTGGGCCGGATCACCTTGCCTCGCGACGACAGGATCGCCTCGCCGAGCACTTCGGAGGGCCGCGGCCCCTCGTCGCCGGGCGACCGACGCTGGAGGATGCGGCTGGACGTCGTGACATCGCTCGGGTCCAGGCCCTGACCGGCGCGGGCCATGGCGATCAGCTCGTCCACGAGAGCGCGCGCTGCCGCGACGTCATCCGTCGAGCCGGTGAGCGTGATCTCGTTGCCGCGCACGAGGACGTCGACATCGGGGTGCTCCCGTTCGACGACGCGCAGCAGTCGGTCCTGCGGCCCGAGCAACTGGACCATGGCCACGCCGTCGGCGAAGATCGTCGCGACGGCGGGTTCGGAAGCGTCAGCCACCGAGGCTCCCTTCGGAGAGGCCACCGGCGAGGACGTGGGCATGGACGTGGAAGACCGTCTGCCCGGCCCCGGCGCCGGTGTTGAAGATGAGGCGGAAGTCGCCGTCGGCATGCTCGGCGGCGATGGAGTTGGCCAGGCCGATGAGCTCGCTCAGCAGAGCGGGATCGGCCGCGGCGAGCTCGACGACATTGCGGTACTCCTCGGTCTTGGGGATGACGAGAAGGTGGACCGGAGCCTGCGGCGCGATGTCGCGGATGGCGAACACGTTCTCGGTCTCGGCGATGATCTCGGACGGGATCTCACCGCGGAGGATGCGCGTGAAGACGGAGGGTTCGCTCATTCGCCCAGTCTATCGACGGGCAGGCCGAGCGGGTCGGCGGAAGCCGTCACCATCTCCCCAACGCGACGTTGACGACGCCGAGCGCCGCGGGGCCTGCTGTCGAGGTGCGCAGTACCGTGTCGCCGAGGCGGACGAGGGTCGCCCCCGCGTCGCGGAGCTCGTCGAGCTCATCGGGGGCGATGCCGCCCTCGGGCCCGACGACGAGGTCGACGTCGCCCTCACCGAGATCGACCTCGCTGAGACGCTCGGTGGCGGACGGCTCGAGCACGAGCATGCGGGTGCGCCCGGCTCGGGCCACGAGGTCTCGCGTCGTCGCCGGCGCGCCCACGAGGGGCAGCCACGGCCGGTGCGCCTGCTTCGCGGCCTCGCGCGCGATGGTCGTCCAGCGCTGCACCCCCCGTTCGAGCTTCGGGCCCGCCCATCGAGACACGCTGCGCGCGGCCTGCCACGGCACGATCTCGTCGACGCCCAGCTCCGTGCTCGCCTGTACCGCGAGCTCGTCGCGATCACCCTTCGCGAGCGCCTGGACCAGGGTCACGCGCCGCGTCGGCGCCGGATGTTCGGCGCGCGAGCCGACCTCGATGCACACACGCCTGGGGTCGGCGGACACCACGACCCCGGTGAGCCAGACCCCGGACCCGTCGCCCACCGTGACGGCCTCGCCGGCGCGGACCCGACGCACACCCGCTGCATGGTGGGCCTCCGGCCCCGTCAGATCGACGGTGTCCCCCGCGCGCGCATCGAGCGGCGCGTCGACGACGAAGTGCAGTGCCACCGCTCAGCTGTTCCGGAAGCGGTCGCGCAGCTTCGCGAACATGCCCTGGTGGAACTCCGCCAGACGCGGCGCCGGCGCCTTCGTGCGGCGCTTCAGCTCCTCGATCAGGGCGCGCTCCTTGGCGTCGAGGCGAGTCGGCGTCACGACGTGCACCCCGACGCGCAGATCGCCGCGCGTGGAGCCCCGCAGGGGCGTGATGCCGCGGCCCTTGACCGTCAGGACGTCGCCGGACTGCACGCCCGGGCGCAGCTCGAGCTCGACGGTTCCGTCGAGGGACTCGATCGTCGTGGTGGCGCCGAGCACGGCATCGGGCATCGACACCTCGAGGGTCGCGAGCAGGTCGTCGCCTTCGCGACTGAACACGTCGTGCGCCTCGACCGTGACCTCGAGGTAGAGGTCGCCGTTGGGACCGCCCGCGGGCCCGACCTCGCCGGAGCCCGGGAGCTGCAGCCGCAGCCCGGTCTCGACACCCGCCGGGATGTCGAGCGAGACGGTCCGGCGGGCGCGAACGCGCCCCTGACCCTGACAGGTCGTGCACGGGTAGGGAATCGTCGTCCCATAGCCCTGGCACACGTTGCACGGCTGGGAGGTGACGACGTTGCCGAGCAGGCTGCGCACTGTGCGCTGGACGTTGCCCGCTCCGTGGCAGACGTCGCACGTCACCGGCTGCGTTCCCGGCTGGCAGCACGAGCCCTGGCATGTGTCGCACAGAACGGCCGTGTCGACCTCGATGTCGCGGTGGACGCCGAACACGACGTCGTCCAGCTCGAGGGTCACGCGCACCAGCGCGTCCTGCCCGCGCTCGCGGCGGGAGCGCGGGCGGCCGGCGCGAGCACCGCCCCCTGCTCCCCCGCCGAAGAACGTCTCGAAGATGTCGCTGAAGCCACCGAAGCCGCCGGCGCCGCCGAAGCCGCCCGCGGCGTCGCCGCCCATGTCGTAGCGCTGGCGCTGCTCGGGATCGCTGAGCACGTCGTAGGCGTGCGTCACCAGCTTGAAGCGCTCGGACGCGTCCTCGCCCGGGTTGACGTCGGGGTGCAGTTCGCGCGCGAGGCGTCGGTATGCCTTCTTGATCTCGTCGGGCGACGCGTCGCGCGCGACGCCCAGGACCTCGTAGTGGTCAGCCACGGATCGCCTTTCCGCCCCTGCGGGCGTGGGTGGATACGGTCAGCGGGCGCTCTCGTCGTCCTCAAGCAGCCGGCTGAGATAGTGGGCGACGGCACGCACCGTCGCGAGGTTGGTCGGGTAGTCCATGCGGGTCGGACCCATGAGGCCGACACGCGCGTGCGAACCCGGCACGTCGTAGTCGCTCGTCACGACAGAGGCCTCCGAGAGCCCGAACGCCTCGTTCTCGCGGCCGATACGGGTGGCGACGCCGCGCTCGTCGGCGACCATCTCGCCCATCAGCCGCAGAAGGGTCACCTGCTCCTCAATCGCCTCGAGCAGCGGGTAGATACTGCCGCGGAAATCCGCTTCGCGACGGGCCAGGGTGGCCGTGCCGGCCATGACGAGCCGGTCCTGTCGGAACGTCTCGAGCTCCTCCACGAGAATCCGGGCGATCTCCCGGACGGCGTCGCCGATGGGATCCCCGGCGGACTGCCCTTCGGCCAGAGCCGACACCGCCTGCGACGCATCGCGGATGGAGCTGCCCGTGATG
It contains:
- the era gene encoding GTPase Era; translated protein: MTENAHRSGFVTFVGRPNVGKSTLTNALVGEKVAITSDKPQTTRRAIRGILNRPAGQLVIVDTPGIHKPRTLLGQRLNDLVEQVLGDVDVIGFLVPAVDKVGPGDRRIAASLDGYPRAKKVAIVTKTDLAGRDAIMERLMEVDSLREDWAAVIPLSAVTDDQLDVLADELLALMPEGPALYPDDVVTDESTEDRIAEIIREAALEGVRDELPHSIAVTIEDLSDREDSDLTDVYANIVVERDSQKAIIIGRKGSRLADVGARARAQIEPLLGRRVFLSLHVRVAKEWQRDPKQLGRLGF
- a CDS encoding hemolysin family protein gives rise to the protein MTELLLALGAVFLVALGGLMAALDAALGVTSRSDLSDWAELGRQQNALRRIADDTTAHGNAVVFIRILAESTAAVFVTAALTLALENLWWAILVAALLMTAVSFVLVGASPRSVGRQHARGLLIACAPIVRAARIVLGPLAHLLVIVGNRVTPGVSRGTSFASEEQLLSMVDEAASQDLIEADDRDLIHSVFDFTDTLVRSVMVPRTDMVTVPQTATTHEALALFLERGVSRMPVTDDERDDILGVVYLKDLVQFSYGEAAGWRDVPVGRVARAAVFVPESMRAETLLQQMKRDAVHVCLVVDEYGGVAGLITLEDLIEELVGDIADEYDRGAAEVVELEPGRYRVSARLGLDEVGELFGLELDDDDVDSIGGLLGKQLGRVPMPGATVVADGLMITGGVSRGRGRGLATVFVERAPSDADADDPHPRTGGIRVESRGEER
- the ybeY gene encoding rRNA maturation RNase YbeY, which gives rise to MTIEITNESGVSVDETVLLRLTEHNLAQLNVSPDADLAILLVDEGAMESLHVQWMDEPGPTDVLSFPMDELRPGTEDAPTPPGLLGDIVLCPQVAEAQAQAARHTTLDELILLTTHGLLHLLGFDHAEPEEEREMFGLQRELISAFHASERRRA
- a CDS encoding PhoH family protein: MPTSSPVASPKGASVADASEPAVATIFADGVAMVQLLGPQDRLLRVVEREHPDVDVLVRGNEITLTGSTDDVAAARALVDELIAMARAGQGLDPSDVTTSSRILQRRSPGDEGPRPSEVLGEAILSSRGKVIRPKTLGQKAYVDAIEENTIVFGIGPAGTGKTYLAMAKAVQALQRKEVNRIILTRPAVEAGERLGFLPGTLTDKIDPYLRPLYDALNEMLDPELVPKLMATGTIEVAPLAYMRGRTLNDSFVVLDEAQNTTPEQMKMFLTRLGFGTRMVVTGDITQVDLPQGTSGLRTVTRVLKDIDDIHFATLTSDDVVRHTLVGRIVDAYSEYDEQRLLARRERDEASEFANRAERRSTARPAGPRDRLPKRGRSS
- a CDS encoding HIT domain-containing protein; translated protein: MSEPSVFTRILRGEIPSEIIAETENVFAIRDIAPQAPVHLLVIPKTEEYRNVVELAAADPALLSELIGLANSIAAEHADGDFRLIFNTGAGAGQTVFHVHAHVLAGGLSEGSLGG
- a CDS encoding 16S rRNA (uracil(1498)-N(3))-methyltransferase, whose translation is MALHFVVDAPLDARAGDTVDLTGPEAHHAAGVRRVRAGEAVTVGDGSGVWLTGVVVSADPRRVCIEVGSRAEHPAPTRRVTLVQALAKGDRDELAVQASTELGVDEIVPWQAARSVSRWAGPKLERGVQRWTTIAREAAKQAHRPWLPLVGAPATTRDLVARAGRTRMLVLEPSATERLSEVDLGEGDVDLVVGPEGGIAPDELDELRDAGATLVRLGDTVLRTSTAGPAALGVVNVALGRW
- the dnaJ gene encoding molecular chaperone DnaJ — translated: MADHYEVLGVARDASPDEIKKAYRRLARELHPDVNPGEDASERFKLVTHAYDVLSDPEQRQRYDMGGDAAGGFGGAGGFGGFSDIFETFFGGGAGGGARAGRPRSRRERGQDALVRVTLELDDVVFGVHRDIEVDTAVLCDTCQGSCCQPGTQPVTCDVCHGAGNVQRTVRSLLGNVVTSQPCNVCQGYGTTIPYPCTTCQGQGRVRARRTVSLDIPAGVETGLRLQLPGSGEVGPAGGPNGDLYLEVTVEAHDVFSREGDDLLATLEVSMPDAVLGATTTIESLDGTVELELRPGVQSGDVLTVKGRGITPLRGSTRGDLRVGVHVVTPTRLDAKERALIEELKRRTKAPAPRLAEFHQGMFAKLRDRFRNS